One window of Thermococcus sp. JdF3 genomic DNA carries:
- a CDS encoding MBL fold metallo-hydrolase: protein MRLTVIYENHAGFVKGLLGGHGFSALVEHRGRRVLIDTGTDGEVLLSNMRELEIDPGEIDFVFITHGHYDHTGGLKAFLNAREEPVPVIAHPGIFRRRVALKPRRRDIGIPFDRGELEGLGAGFILKEEPFEFAPGLWSSGEIPRRTWDRAVGYVEENGRLIRDPIPDDIALIIDLEDGVAVVTGCGHSGVLNIAWHAEDVLGKPVRALIGGLHLRDAKKELLNEVVERIDAERLYAGHCTGLDEYAFLKAGLGGRIEPLHVGRVIEL, encoded by the coding sequence ATGAGGCTGACCGTGATCTACGAGAACCATGCGGGGTTCGTAAAGGGCCTCCTGGGCGGGCACGGATTCTCCGCCCTTGTGGAGCACAGGGGCAGAAGGGTGCTCATCGACACAGGAACCGACGGGGAGGTGCTTCTCAGCAACATGAGAGAACTTGAAATTGATCCGGGGGAAATAGACTTCGTCTTTATAACCCACGGGCACTACGACCACACGGGCGGCCTGAAGGCGTTTTTAAATGCGCGGGAGGAGCCAGTGCCGGTCATCGCCCACCCAGGAATCTTCCGGCGCAGGGTGGCACTTAAACCCCGCAGGAGGGATATAGGAATCCCCTTTGACAGGGGGGAGCTTGAGGGGCTCGGGGCCGGGTTCATCCTGAAAGAAGAGCCCTTCGAGTTTGCGCCGGGACTCTGGAGTTCCGGGGAAATACCGCGGCGCACATGGGACAGGGCCGTTGGATACGTTGAGGAGAACGGCCGCCTCATCAGAGACCCGATCCCCGACGATATCGCCCTGATCATTGACCTGGAAGACGGGGTCGCCGTCGTCACCGGTTGCGGCCACTCTGGAGTTCTGAACATAGCGTGGCACGCGGAGGACGTTCTTGGAAAGCCGGTCAGGGCGTTGATAGGGGGACTTCACCTGAGGGACGCCAAAAAAGAGCTTCTCAATGAAGTCGTTGAGAGAATCGACGCCGAAAGGCTCTACGCCGGCCACTGCACGGGGCTGGACGAGTACGCGTTCCTGAAGGCGGGGCTGGGCGGGAGGATTGAACCCCTCCACGTCGGCAGGGTCATCGAGCTTTAG
- a CDS encoding undecaprenyl-diphosphate phosphatase, which yields MISPVDYVAPLISGIIIALGSWLPVGPEGHSLTTILEAVAPSYGDYLVPAYLGVTFAILFYFRELIALGSHNAIKRRLDPDMMYFIYASVFTLLVGYPVLKTVSDAVDPGTSDLINAIAGLGMILIGLLAGTRGRAPLEGIESSIREKKDEATLVDAVISGLAQGIALIGGLSRSGFVLLGLVSTGMDVKRALELSFLVAPVYLVLKLAFMGGWDPELPVALLFTAFLSAFVVSFVTMKLLLRLAGAVGRRAFLVSFGLIAIAVYLMGVVM from the coding sequence ATGATATCGCCTGTGGACTACGTTGCACCGCTGATTTCAGGAATTATAATCGCACTTGGCTCCTGGCTCCCGGTCGGTCCGGAGGGCCACTCCCTCACTACTATTCTGGAGGCTGTTGCACCCTCGTACGGTGATTACCTTGTCCCTGCATATCTGGGCGTGACCTTTGCCATCCTCTTCTATTTCAGGGAGCTGATAGCGCTCGGCTCCCACAATGCGATTAAAAGGCGTCTTGATCCGGACATGATGTACTTCATCTACGCCTCCGTGTTCACCCTGCTGGTGGGGTACCCCGTCCTGAAGACGGTTTCCGACGCAGTGGATCCCGGTACCTCCGACCTGATAAACGCGATCGCAGGTCTGGGCATGATTTTGATTGGCCTGCTGGCCGGTACGCGCGGTCGGGCACCCCTTGAGGGGATCGAAAGCAGCATCCGGGAGAAAAAGGACGAGGCCACCCTGGTGGATGCGGTGATCTCCGGGCTGGCCCAGGGCATCGCCCTAATCGGAGGACTCTCAAGGAGTGGCTTCGTTCTCCTCGGCCTTGTGAGCACCGGTATGGACGTAAAGCGGGCCCTTGAGCTGAGCTTCCTTGTGGCACCCGTGTACCTAGTCCTGAAGCTCGCCTTCATGGGGGGGTGGGACCCCGAGCTTCCAGTCGCGCTGCTCTTCACCGCGTTCCTGTCTGCTTTCGTGGTGAGCTTTGTGACGATGAAGCTCCTCCTCAGACTTGCCGGCGCGGTGGGCAGGCGGGCGTTCCTCGTGTCCTTCGGTTTAATCGCAATCGCGGTTTACCTGATGGGGGTGGTCATGTGA
- the glmU gene encoding bifunctional sugar-1-phosphate nucleotidylyltransferase/acetyltransferase produces MKAVVLAAGKGERLRPLTDDRPKVILKVANRPIIGYVLENLDPFVDEFIIVVRYEKEKLIKALGDEFNGKPITYVEQLPGEGTARAIESARKHIGEEEFIAVNGDIYFEIEGVKDLIAAFRREKADAALLVKEFDDLSHFGKIEVEGSLVSGVKEKPGKVSGYANLGVYIFKPEVFEFIGKTPVSKRGEYEITDTLNLMIGAGRRVAYAVYSGYWNDIGRPWNLLELNEYLLKNRLRHEIRGIVEAGATIVPPVEIGEGTVVRSGAYIVGPVKIGRNSRIGPNCFIRPATSIGDGCHVGNAVEVKNSIIMDGSNAPHLNYVGDSIIGENTNLGAGTITANLRHDRGNVRVEVKGKLEDSGRHKLGAIIGHNVKVGINVSIYPGRKIGSNSFIGPGVIVDRNVPQGHIVTVKQEKTVMTR; encoded by the coding sequence GTGAAGGCGGTTGTTCTTGCCGCGGGAAAGGGTGAAAGGCTCCGGCCGCTGACGGATGATAGGCCGAAGGTCATACTCAAGGTGGCCAACAGACCTATAATTGGGTACGTTCTTGAGAACCTCGACCCTTTCGTGGATGAGTTCATCATTGTTGTTCGCTACGAGAAGGAGAAGCTGATTAAGGCCCTGGGCGATGAGTTCAACGGCAAACCGATAACCTACGTTGAGCAGCTGCCCGGTGAGGGGACTGCCAGGGCAATAGAGTCCGCCAGAAAGCACATCGGGGAAGAGGAGTTCATAGCGGTCAACGGCGACATTTATTTTGAAATCGAGGGTGTAAAGGACCTGATAGCTGCATTCAGAAGGGAAAAGGCCGACGCGGCCCTTCTGGTCAAGGAATTCGACGACCTCAGCCACTTTGGCAAGATCGAGGTTGAGGGGAGCCTCGTTTCCGGGGTGAAGGAGAAACCCGGGAAGGTTTCAGGCTACGCCAACCTCGGCGTTTACATATTCAAGCCCGAGGTCTTTGAGTTCATCGGGAAGACCCCCGTGAGCAAGCGCGGCGAGTACGAGATAACGGACACCCTCAACCTCATGATAGGGGCGGGCAGAAGGGTGGCATACGCGGTTTACTCCGGCTACTGGAACGACATAGGCAGGCCCTGGAACCTCCTTGAGCTCAACGAATACCTCCTGAAGAACAGGCTGAGGCACGAAATACGGGGTATAGTCGAGGCGGGGGCCACTATAGTGCCCCCCGTTGAGATTGGCGAGGGCACCGTCGTTCGGAGCGGGGCGTACATCGTGGGCCCGGTTAAGATAGGAAGGAACTCCAGAATTGGCCCCAACTGCTTTATACGCCCCGCTACCAGCATAGGGGACGGCTGCCACGTGGGCAACGCGGTGGAGGTCAAGAACTCCATAATAATGGACGGTAGCAATGCACCCCACCTCAACTACGTCGGCGACTCAATAATCGGGGAGAACACCAACCTGGGCGCGGGGACGATAACGGCGAACCTCAGACACGACAGGGGCAACGTGAGGGTTGAGGTTAAGGGCAAGCTCGAGGACAGCGGCAGGCACAAACTCGGTGCGATAATCGGTCACAACGTCAAGGTGGGCATAAACGTCAGCATCTACCCCGGCAGAAAGATAGGGAGTAACTCTTTTATCGGGCCGGGGGTTATAGTTGATAGAAATGTGCCACAGGGGCACATTGTCACCGTGAAGCAGGAGAAAACGGTGATGACGAGATGA
- a CDS encoding DUF835 domain-containing protein: protein MNGESFVPYLNFISRWVLFVAVFYKAYRTREKGWALLTTAFFIDALDVESYILEPLGIILHPDAYAIASKIPNFLIAFLLMWGAVHLKYGESRLKHVVYISLFSVISYIWLLLLATDVLNNPTTRAILPSLAFGGGLIYVGNVLRKYVVSHHWVEMMFPWGLILLGALNLTYPVTRFIEWFAPIGFFMGAVFRLMAATGATKFVFYPLTPVTPPADVKIPPGAYLFPTREEVVHRFGNVWDKPGVILITREDVGMLKESIHPNSLVFWITRAKEGKLEESPTIYAMGPTKIDILTDLITRAIGQGYGLIYIDALEYLMLENGFENAVKFLLNVKDRVASAGGTIILVANLRTLEPRQRRILEREFSH, encoded by the coding sequence ATGAACGGTGAGTCTTTCGTTCCCTACCTCAACTTTATTTCGAGGTGGGTTCTTTTCGTGGCCGTTTTTTATAAGGCATACAGGACCCGGGAAAAAGGATGGGCCCTCTTAACGACAGCGTTTTTCATAGATGCCCTCGACGTTGAGAGTTACATCCTCGAGCCTTTGGGGATTATACTGCACCCGGATGCCTACGCAATCGCCTCCAAGATTCCGAACTTTCTTATTGCGTTCCTGTTGATGTGGGGAGCGGTTCATTTGAAATACGGGGAAAGCCGGCTTAAGCACGTGGTTTACATCTCCCTGTTCTCGGTGATCTCCTACATATGGCTCCTCCTGCTGGCCACGGATGTTCTCAACAATCCAACAACGCGGGCCATCCTACCGTCGCTTGCCTTCGGTGGGGGGCTTATCTACGTTGGCAACGTCCTGAGAAAATACGTTGTATCCCACCACTGGGTCGAGATGATGTTTCCGTGGGGATTGATACTTCTCGGGGCACTCAACTTGACCTACCCTGTGACCAGGTTCATCGAGTGGTTCGCACCGATTGGCTTTTTTATGGGGGCGGTGTTCAGATTAATGGCCGCTACCGGCGCAACGAAATTTGTGTTCTACCCACTGACTCCAGTGACGCCCCCCGCCGACGTGAAAATACCCCCCGGGGCGTACCTGTTCCCGACACGGGAGGAAGTGGTTCACAGGTTTGGAAACGTGTGGGATAAACCGGGCGTCATACTCATAACCCGCGAGGACGTGGGGATGCTGAAAGAGAGCATCCACCCCAACTCGCTGGTGTTCTGGATAACCCGCGCGAAGGAGGGCAAGCTGGAGGAATCACCTACAATCTATGCCATGGGTCCGACGAAGATAGATATCCTGACCGATCTTATAACCCGTGCCATTGGCCAGGGGTACGGTTTGATCTATATCGATGCCCTTGAGTACCTGATGCTCGAGAACGGATTCGAGAACGCCGTTAAATTTCTGCTCAACGTCAAGGATCGGGTAGCCAGCGCTGGGGGCACAATCATACTGGTGGCCAACCTCAGGACCCTGGAGCCGCGCCAGAGAAGGATACTGGAGAGGGAATTCAGCCACTGA
- a CDS encoding CBS domain-containing protein yields the protein MVGILVQEVMTDRFQKIDIAAPLSEAIGIFEKEDPDLILVFDGNLYKGVLTQDLIIRSHLKWDPTKAKVRDVYKTAPVIKPDEDLSKAAKLMMEVDLRSLPVGESKAEIIGVISDMELLKRVAEGEFGKKKTEDFMTKDVITLKPDDTVAKALATMRDHAISRIPIVNETGKLEGLVTLHDLIIRFIKPRFRSQYGEVAGEKIPPFSMQLRDVMIRGVITAKPEASVREAVATMMENNIDGLVIVDDSNRVAGVLTVKDLLLPISRMVEKEARFYLQLGGDAEILSDFTRERIIEDVRRFVDGYEDLLGQEGIIYLYIRRFNEKFRGVHLYQARMRVVTDRGVFIATGETWGAIQAVHDALRAIERQLLQKAELEHDTRYYKRFIEKLGLG from the coding sequence ATGGTCGGTATTCTTGTGCAGGAAGTTATGACCGACAGGTTCCAGAAAATCGACATCGCCGCCCCGCTTTCTGAGGCGATCGGAATTTTTGAGAAGGAAGACCCCGACCTCATTCTGGTCTTCGATGGAAACCTGTACAAGGGGGTCCTGACGCAGGACCTTATTATACGCTCCCACCTCAAGTGGGATCCAACCAAGGCCAAGGTTAGGGACGTGTACAAAACCGCCCCCGTTATCAAGCCGGATGAAGACCTTAGCAAGGCCGCCAAGCTCATGATGGAGGTTGATCTCCGCTCCCTTCCCGTCGGGGAGAGCAAGGCTGAAATCATCGGAGTTATAAGTGACATGGAGCTTCTCAAAAGGGTCGCAGAGGGAGAGTTCGGAAAGAAGAAGACCGAGGACTTTATGACCAAGGACGTTATAACCCTAAAACCGGACGATACCGTCGCCAAGGCGCTGGCAACGATGCGCGACCACGCAATATCGAGGATTCCAATAGTAAACGAGACCGGAAAGCTCGAGGGACTCGTAACCCTCCACGATCTCATAATAAGGTTCATCAAACCCCGCTTCAGATCCCAGTACGGTGAGGTGGCCGGCGAGAAGATTCCCCCGTTCAGCATGCAGCTTCGCGACGTCATGATAAGGGGCGTCATAACCGCCAAACCGGAGGCCAGCGTCAGGGAGGCCGTGGCAACGATGATGGAGAACAACATCGATGGCCTCGTCATCGTTGATGACAGCAACAGGGTCGCGGGTGTCCTGACCGTAAAGGACCTGCTTCTGCCCATATCGAGGATGGTTGAGAAAGAGGCCCGCTTCTACCTACAGCTGGGAGGCGACGCGGAGATACTCAGTGACTTCACGAGGGAGCGCATCATAGAGGACGTCCGGCGCTTCGTCGACGGTTACGAGGATCTCCTCGGCCAGGAGGGCATAATATACCTGTACATAAGACGCTTCAACGAGAAGTTCCGCGGTGTGCACCTGTATCAGGCGCGGATGCGCGTTGTTACCGACAGGGGAGTGTTCATAGCCACCGGGGAAACCTGGGGTGCGATACAGGCGGTTCACGATGCCCTGAGGGCCATCGAAAGACAGCTGCTCCAGAAAGCCGAGCTGGAGCACGATACCCGCTACTACAAGAGGTTTATAGAAAAACTCGGGCTGGGGTGA
- a CDS encoding integrase — MRTFEERRPHIDAMTKSEPETQDVFTGKALIDSTAKIHYGRDREEYAKWIQRESPSSARIYISKLNRYLWGKKANTPEELRRIVESISPTKNGFPDRHAYLAIRSYINFLVATGRIRKSEAIDFKAVIPNIKTKARPESAKVISAEDIREILKDVKASKPEVVHARKLYLKLLAFTGLRADEVRELMNQFDLRVIDDTFKAFGIPEEWKEKIAVYDMERVKLPHRKHQTKRGYIAVFPVELVEDLKRFKASGYRMRKDNTYKRTMLEHPEQHKDLALFRKFFQNFMNDNVMSTVPNPPADAMHLIEFLQGRAPKNVGGRNYRWNVQNAARIYYYMVDKLEKELGILEL; from the coding sequence ATGCGTACTTTTGAGGAAAGAAGGCCGCACATTGACGCAATGACGAAAAGCGAGCCAGAGACCCAAGACGTTTTTACAGGAAAGGCTTTGATTGATTCCACAGCCAAGATCCATTATGGTCGTGACCGTGAAGAATACGCCAAGTGGATACAGCGGGAGTCTCCGTCTTCGGCCAGGATATACATTAGCAAACTCAACAGGTACCTCTGGGGGAAGAAGGCAAACACTCCTGAGGAGCTTCGCAGAATCGTTGAATCAATTTCTCCCACTAAAAACGGCTTTCCTGATCGTCATGCCTACCTTGCCATTAGGAGCTACATCAACTTCCTCGTGGCCACGGGGAGAATACGGAAGAGTGAGGCAATAGACTTCAAGGCAGTCATTCCAAACATCAAGACTAAGGCCAGGCCTGAGTCGGCCAAGGTCATCAGCGCCGAGGACATCAGGGAGATCCTCAAGGATGTGAAGGCTTCAAAGCCTGAAGTTGTCCACGCGCGCAAGCTTTACCTCAAGCTTCTGGCCTTCACAGGCCTTCGTGCTGACGAGGTCCGCGAGCTGATGAACCAGTTCGACCTGAGGGTTATCGATGACACCTTCAAGGCCTTCGGCATTCCCGAGGAGTGGAAGGAGAAGATTGCAGTTTATGACATGGAAAGGGTAAAACTGCCTCATAGGAAGCATCAGACCAAGAGGGGTTACATTGCCGTCTTTCCGGTTGAGCTGGTTGAGGACCTCAAGAGGTTCAAGGCCTCAGGCTACAGGATGAGGAAGGACAACACTTACAAGAGGACAATGCTGGAGCACCCTGAGCAGCATAAGGACCTCGCGCTTTTCAGGAAGTTCTTCCAGAATTTCATGAACGACAATGTGATGAGCACGGTTCCGAATCCGCCGGCTGATGCCATGCATCTCATTGAGTTCCTCCAGGGAAGAGCGCCGAAGAACGTCGGCGGGAGGAACTATCGTTGGAACGTGCAGAATGCTGCGAGGATCTATTATTACATGGTGGACAAATTGGAAAAAGAGCTTGGGATTCTGGAGCTTTAG
- a CDS encoding type II toxin-antitoxin system VapC family toxin codes for MLANWVNRGRKDLLSKYKGSYISAITLFEFLRGIRDDKKRKRALRDFKRLYKVIHVDTTTAVLASEMYVELQRRGTPHDDDGDLLVAATALKRNLTVLTADNGFKKFRNLGVDVILTR; via the coding sequence GTGCTGGCCAACTGGGTGAACAGAGGCAGGAAGGATTTACTCTCAAAATACAAGGGGTCGTACATCTCGGCAATCACGCTTTTTGAGTTCCTCCGGGGTATTCGCGATGACAAAAAACGCAAGAGAGCACTGAGGGATTTTAAGAGGCTGTACAAGGTAATTCACGTGGATACTACAACCGCAGTCCTGGCTTCGGAGATGTACGTCGAGCTTCAGAGGAGGGGGACTCCTCACGATGATGACGGTGATTTGTTGGTTGCGGCAACGGCTCTCAAGAGGAATCTAACTGTTTTGACGGCGGATAATGGTTTCAAAAAGTTTAGAAACCTTGGGGTAGATGTGATTCTGACGAGGTGA
- a CDS encoding ATP-binding protein → MGILDIDIPAWSIDLIYGNTGSGKSYFAGWLIEQAWERERRFIVLDTKVKNHLGLVQLKGVRLLKIKVGTRYNWRRLLDFDQVLVVPTRGTINRIGVEGLVEQYYKPLLDEIFRRDRDRIIVVEEAHRFNPSSRRPGKELEQLFREGRDGKLYTVAITQSIADFPKLLFRQAQRHFIFQHYVPNDVIYLNRMVPGFSELNDQLREHDLIEFIPPSKTRIIKRELVVRRTRHFG, encoded by the coding sequence ATGGGGATCCTGGACATTGACATCCCGGCCTGGAGTATTGACCTTATTTACGGGAACACTGGTTCGGGGAAGAGCTACTTTGCCGGCTGGCTGATCGAGCAGGCGTGGGAGAGGGAGAGGCGGTTCATTGTTCTCGATACCAAGGTGAAGAACCATCTCGGCCTGGTCCAGCTCAAGGGAGTCAGGCTCCTCAAGATTAAGGTGGGGACGCGGTACAACTGGAGGAGGCTCCTGGACTTCGACCAGGTGCTGGTGGTCCCGACGCGGGGGACCATCAACAGGATTGGAGTGGAAGGCCTGGTGGAGCAGTACTACAAGCCTCTCCTTGATGAGATTTTCAGGCGGGACCGGGACCGGATTATCGTGGTGGAGGAGGCGCACAGGTTCAACCCGTCATCGAGGAGGCCGGGGAAGGAGCTGGAGCAACTGTTCAGGGAGGGGAGAGATGGGAAGCTCTACACGGTTGCCATAACTCAGTCCATCGCGGACTTCCCGAAGCTTCTCTTCCGCCAGGCGCAGAGACACTTCATCTTTCAGCATTACGTGCCGAATGATGTCATTTACCTCAACCGCATGGTTCCCGGCTTCTCGGAGCTGAACGACCAGCTGAGGGAGCATGACCTCATCGAGTTCATCCCGCCTTCAAAAACGAGGATTATCAAGCGTGAGCTGGTGGTGAGGAGGACGAGACACTTCGGGTGA
- a CDS encoding ribbon-helix-helix protein, CopG family has protein sequence MRTKTVSARVEMEFYEKVQALAEGRGVTVSDVVRQALENELDEAEVLEQVNGMEVYYPRKPWWKKLGHRIRALIL, from the coding sequence GTGAGAACCAAAACCGTCTCGGCGAGAGTGGAGATGGAGTTCTATGAGAAGGTTCAGGCCTTGGCTGAGGGACGTGGCGTAACCGTGAGTGATGTAGTGCGCCAAGCCTTGGAAAATGAACTGGATGAAGCGGAGGTTCTCGAGCAGGTGAATGGCATGGAGGTCTATTATCCCAGGAAGCCGTGGTGGAAGAAGCTTGGCCACCGTATTCGTGCTTTGATTCTCTGA
- a CDS encoding minichromosome maintenance protein MCM — MSEAEKVRQASDRLKDKLIEEIEDLLKQMDEEGLEHLDPSVLSPMLRIWIRGQYGFLPTSITKDLLNAYKVVLENYRAVQSDLNGLNTSVLGESEEEQFEQSLFKPFKYRSAKKELGNEKFERLLNVIKETYGLPRPVHSNVVLIVMEARDEGHELTPLSIILQKLRDEVGFTKNMVYRVKSDFFGNGNTAKSLQAVLFDATGEVNGEPAFRLKDSVVKFVKAKVLELLGYDQEAEDLLDYTNSAKDFLRNFKRDGEEVYLDRVRDLVREGGKDFYVDYLDLVRYDPRLAKALFDEPEFVLGAFENAVRELQGEVYEEIARLEPELFDDEFEPVEARVKVGNFPRVFRPRDMRPDLVGKFVAVEGYVTSASKVVPFFEVATYVCTKCGHELGLFNRPTREPAKPQSKCPACGARNAWDFDVKKSRKVEIQHFVVRDAPESLHVGENPKELSAYILGSGAGAVDVGDKVVLYGILRVRETLRKSVAESDYVLEVIHVEQLNRGFQVELSKKDVKKVLQLKDLYGDDLPDAVARSVAPWIKGYESVKKASALAVVSAEGLWDKRTTIHVLLAGDPGVGKSRLALDLEKVAPKVLTAEGGGSSRAGLTASFEKDELTGKFTVKGGLLVLGSDGIVLVDEFSSLKREDINALKTCMEHGFVAPAKAGISNMKLRATATIIGTANPKAGRIDRTQLLIDQLDVPFPVLTRFDLIFAFFDEPEKEKDEEIGWSILSEVKRRKNRKPPERLIEDDLLKKLFAYARFNVFPEIDDEVGRLMVAEFQKIRRKTKQSGAPVSRRVMDAIVRLAYAHAKLRLAEKVEKIDVEEAVRLIWESLEYVAYDPETGEIDASILEVGVPSRERERFELFVRVMEKLARKYEVIPLEVVFRTLEKKGLQEDEVRKFLDKGERLNYLQIEGEFVRWT; from the coding sequence ATGAGCGAGGCAGAGAAGGTCAGGCAGGCCAGCGACAGGCTCAAGGACAAGCTCATTGAGGAGATAGAGGACCTCCTCAAGCAGATGGACGAGGAAGGCCTTGAACACCTCGACCCCAGCGTGCTGAGTCCCATGCTGAGGATATGGATACGGGGACAGTATGGCTTCCTGCCAACCTCAATCACGAAGGACCTGCTCAATGCTTACAAAGTAGTTCTCGAAAATTATAGAGCTGTTCAAAGTGATTTGAACGGTTTGAACACGAGCGTTCTTGGAGAATCTGAAGAGGAGCAGTTTGAACAAAGCTTGTTCAAACCGTTCAAATACCGTTCAGCCAAAAAAGAGCTTGGTAACGAGAAATTTGAGAGACTACTAAATGTCATCAAGGAGACCTACGGCTTACCAAGACCCGTTCACTCTAACGTGGTTCTCATCGTCATGGAAGCAAGGGATGAAGGCCATGAGCTGACTCCTCTAAGCATCATATTGCAGAAGCTCAGGGATGAGGTGGGTTTTACCAAGAACATGGTTTACAGGGTCAAGTCTGATTTCTTCGGCAACGGGAACACGGCCAAGAGCCTTCAGGCCGTCCTTTTCGACGCCACTGGTGAGGTGAACGGTGAGCCTGCTTTCAGGCTGAAGGATTCGGTGGTGAAGTTCGTCAAGGCCAAGGTTCTTGAGCTTCTCGGCTATGACCAGGAGGCCGAGGATTTACTGGACTACACCAACAGCGCCAAGGATTTCCTCAGGAACTTCAAGAGGGACGGGGAGGAGGTTTACCTTGACAGGGTCAGGGACCTGGTGAGAGAAGGTGGGAAGGACTTTTACGTGGACTACCTTGACCTGGTCAGGTACGACCCAAGGCTGGCGAAGGCTCTCTTCGATGAGCCTGAGTTTGTGCTCGGTGCTTTCGAGAACGCGGTGAGGGAACTCCAGGGGGAGGTTTACGAGGAGATTGCCCGACTCGAGCCTGAGTTGTTCGATGATGAGTTCGAGCCTGTAGAGGCCAGGGTCAAGGTCGGGAACTTTCCGCGGGTGTTCAGGCCGAGGGATATGAGACCTGACTTGGTGGGTAAGTTCGTGGCTGTTGAGGGTTACGTTACCTCGGCATCGAAGGTGGTCCCGTTCTTTGAGGTGGCCACGTACGTCTGCACTAAGTGCGGTCATGAGCTTGGTCTGTTCAACAGGCCGACTAGGGAACCTGCTAAACCGCAGTCAAAGTGTCCTGCCTGCGGTGCCAGGAACGCGTGGGATTTTGACGTGAAGAAGTCGAGGAAGGTGGAGATTCAGCATTTCGTGGTGAGGGATGCTCCAGAGAGCCTTCACGTTGGCGAGAACCCGAAGGAGCTGAGCGCGTACATCCTCGGCTCTGGTGCCGGCGCCGTGGACGTTGGGGATAAGGTGGTTCTCTACGGCATTCTAAGGGTGAGAGAAACGCTGAGGAAGAGCGTGGCCGAGTCTGATTATGTGCTTGAGGTGATTCATGTAGAGCAGTTGAACCGAGGCTTCCAAGTGGAGCTGAGTAAGAAGGACGTAAAGAAGGTCCTCCAGCTGAAGGACCTCTACGGTGATGACTTACCCGATGCCGTCGCGAGGTCTGTTGCTCCCTGGATTAAGGGGTACGAGTCAGTTAAGAAGGCCTCAGCTCTGGCGGTGGTTTCAGCTGAGGGTCTGTGGGACAAGAGGACCACCATTCATGTTCTCCTTGCGGGAGATCCCGGAGTTGGTAAGTCGAGGCTGGCCTTGGATTTGGAGAAGGTCGCACCGAAGGTCCTGACGGCTGAGGGTGGTGGGTCCTCTCGTGCTGGTCTCACGGCGAGTTTTGAAAAGGACGAGCTGACGGGGAAGTTCACGGTCAAGGGTGGCCTGCTGGTCCTCGGCAGTGATGGAATCGTCCTGGTCGATGAGTTCAGCAGTTTGAAGCGGGAGGATATTAACGCGCTGAAGACGTGTATGGAGCATGGGTTTGTCGCGCCGGCCAAGGCGGGAATTTCGAACATGAAGCTAAGAGCCACTGCCACAATCATCGGCACAGCCAATCCAAAGGCTGGGAGGATTGACAGGACCCAGTTATTGATTGATCAGCTAGACGTTCCGTTCCCGGTCCTGACGAGGTTTGACCTTATCTTTGCGTTCTTTGACGAGCCTGAGAAGGAGAAGGACGAGGAGATTGGGTGGAGCATTCTGAGTGAGGTTAAGAGACGGAAGAATCGGAAGCCTCCTGAGAGGCTCATCGAGGACGATCTGTTGAAGAAGCTGTTCGCCTACGCGAGGTTCAACGTGTTCCCTGAGATTGACGATGAAGTCGGCCGACTGATGGTTGCAGAGTTCCAGAAGATAAGGCGGAAGACGAAGCAGAGCGGAGCGCCTGTGAGCAGGCGTGTGATGGACGCCATTGTAAGGCTGGCTTATGCGCATGCGAAGCTTCGCCTGGCGGAGAAGGTCGAGAAGATTGACGTTGAGGAGGCTGTGAGGTTGATTTGGGAGAGCCTTGAATACGTCGCCTATGACCCGGAAACCGGCGAGATTGACGCGAGTATTCTTGAGGTTGGTGTTCCGTCGAGGGAGCGCGAGAGGTTCGAGCTGTTTGTGAGAGTGATGGAGAAGCTGGCGAGGAAGTATGAGGTCATTCCGCTCGAGGTTGTTTTCAGGACCTTGGAGAAGAAAGGCCTCCAGGAGGATGAGGTTAGGAAGTTCTTGGACAAGGGAGAGAGGCTGAACTATCTTCAGATAGAGGGAGAGTTCGTGAGGTGGACGTGA